In Gimesia benthica, a single window of DNA contains:
- a CDS encoding glycerate kinase type-2 family protein codes for MSEMTSLAKRALQIWKSGVRAVDSQSLVRQAIQVSGQELSICGHSFPLAGHENLVVVGAGKAGSGMAAGVEAALAGSPLLERCRGWVNVPADCVRTLGKINLYPARPASLNEPTPEGVYGSRQILKMISQLQPDDLCLVLISGGGSALLPAPLPPVTLEDKQAVTRLLMSSGATIQELNCVRKQISQVKGGRLAQAATSGTVIALIISDVVGDPLDIIASGPTVQDQSTPADAVAVLQRLIPDRDRIPESVWTILDGKQTGQGSVTMEPQKTVINEIIGSNATALSAAENAARSLGYEVYSLGSTNEGVASEVGVDLAELCLKIHSGQGPVSRPACILSGGEPVVDLSSTPRPGKGGRNQEVVLAALQRLWEEDLTDVCLLSGGTDGEDGPTDAAGGIIDAQIQKKAHELGINVGDYLQTHNAYPCLSQIEGLIKTGATQTNVMDLRVALID; via the coding sequence ATGTCTGAGATGACCTCTCTCGCCAAACGTGCTCTGCAGATCTGGAAGAGCGGTGTCCGGGCCGTTGATTCCCAGTCCCTGGTCCGCCAGGCGATCCAGGTTTCGGGTCAGGAACTCTCGATCTGTGGTCATAGCTTTCCACTCGCAGGACACGAAAATCTGGTTGTCGTGGGAGCCGGTAAAGCGGGGTCCGGGATGGCGGCCGGAGTCGAAGCAGCTCTGGCCGGTTCTCCTCTGCTGGAACGTTGTCGCGGGTGGGTGAATGTTCCCGCTGACTGTGTCAGAACGCTCGGCAAAATCAATCTCTATCCCGCACGCCCTGCCAGTCTGAATGAGCCTACGCCGGAAGGCGTCTATGGATCGCGGCAGATTCTGAAAATGATCTCTCAGCTTCAACCGGATGATCTCTGCCTGGTATTAATCTCGGGGGGCGGCAGTGCATTGTTGCCCGCTCCACTTCCGCCGGTGACGCTGGAAGACAAGCAGGCCGTCACGCGGCTGCTGATGTCGTCTGGAGCCACGATCCAGGAACTCAACTGTGTTCGCAAACAGATCTCACAGGTGAAGGGGGGCCGTCTGGCGCAGGCCGCCACCTCCGGGACGGTGATCGCACTGATTATCTCTGATGTCGTGGGAGATCCGCTGGATATCATTGCCTCAGGACCGACGGTTCAGGATCAGTCGACCCCCGCGGATGCGGTCGCGGTGCTACAGCGACTGATACCCGATCGAGACCGAATTCCTGAGTCCGTCTGGACGATCCTCGATGGGAAGCAGACAGGGCAGGGCAGCGTCACGATGGAACCACAGAAGACCGTAATCAACGAAATCATCGGCAGTAATGCGACTGCCCTGTCGGCTGCTGAGAACGCGGCCCGCAGTCTGGGTTATGAAGTCTACTCACTCGGTTCGACGAATGAAGGGGTTGCATCAGAAGTGGGTGTCGATCTGGCCGAACTCTGTCTGAAGATCCACAGTGGTCAGGGACCGGTCTCGCGGCCTGCCTGTATTTTGAGTGGCGGTGAGCCGGTGGTCGATCTTTCCTCCACTCCGCGTCCCGGTAAAGGGGGCCGTAATCAGGAAGTCGTTCTGGCTGCACTTCAAAGGCTCTGGGAAGAAGATCTGACAGACGTCTGTCTGCTTTCAGGGGGCACCGATGGTGAAGATGGTCCTACCGATGCGGCCGGTGGAATCATTGATGCCCAGATCCAAAAGAAGGCGCACGAGCTAGGGATTAATGTCGGCGACTATCTG
- a CDS encoding DUF4878 domain-containing protein, producing MVSRPLSQKFLISALVVSGLYLIILGAQRFYEHYQVRQIALEFVSALETGNQARIRALLTPEKADLAAQLKQESQDSTAPLDCRVLDVKIEGGAAQVRIQIQKEGYAIKPDIHLLKSQTGVWKVASISQAKVDPLWYDQEDRKYREELIKEGLPPQEVQGRVLAKELARSLDTSVEDPAQDAVTP from the coding sequence ATGGTCTCCCGACCTCTTTCCCAAAAGTTTCTGATCAGTGCGCTGGTGGTCTCAGGACTCTATCTGATCATTCTGGGAGCCCAGCGTTTTTATGAGCATTATCAGGTAAGGCAGATTGCGCTTGAGTTTGTGTCCGCCCTGGAGACAGGCAACCAGGCACGAATTCGCGCTCTGCTGACCCCTGAGAAAGCCGATCTGGCCGCCCAGCTCAAACAGGAATCTCAGGACAGCACGGCCCCGCTGGATTGTCGGGTACTGGATGTGAAAATTGAGGGTGGTGCAGCCCAGGTTCGCATTCAGATTCAAAAAGAGGGCTATGCCATCAAACCCGACATTCATCTTTTAAAAAGTCAGACCGGAGTCTGGAAAGTCGCCTCCATCTCGCAGGCAAAAGTGGACCCGCTCTGGTATGATCAGGAAGACCGGAAGTACCGGGAGGAACTGATCAAAGAGGGGCTTCCGCCTCAGGAAGTTCAAGGACGCGTGCTGGCAAAGGAACTGGCTCGTTCCCTGGATACGAGTGTGGAAGACCCTGCTCAAGACGCGGTCACTCCCTGA
- a CDS encoding HAD family hydrolase, which translates to MKYQAVIFDCDGVLVDSETLGNRVLAEMITDIGFPLSPEDAVQQFKGGKLADCLAVVEAQMGQKLPADFATQVRAQMAVVFQSELQPILGVREALEAIPVQKCVASNGPEEKMALTLKITDLARFFEGRIYSAYTVGVWKPEPDLYLYAASQMGVRPEDCVVIEDSHLGVQAAVAAGIPVLGYADHSSPAELEALGAQTFRSMQELPELLGFSAPLSGN; encoded by the coding sequence ATGAAGTATCAAGCGGTTATATTTGATTGCGACGGCGTGCTGGTCGACAGCGAAACCCTGGGAAACCGTGTCCTGGCGGAGATGATTACCGACATCGGTTTTCCGCTCTCTCCCGAAGATGCGGTTCAGCAATTCAAGGGGGGCAAGCTCGCGGATTGCCTGGCGGTGGTCGAAGCACAAATGGGACAGAAGCTACCGGCAGATTTTGCCACTCAGGTACGGGCACAAATGGCGGTGGTGTTTCAGTCTGAACTCCAGCCGATCCTGGGAGTCCGTGAAGCGTTGGAAGCGATTCCCGTACAGAAGTGCGTCGCTTCGAACGGTCCTGAAGAAAAAATGGCACTGACGCTCAAAATCACCGACCTGGCCCGCTTCTTTGAAGGCCGGATCTATTCGGCTTATACGGTGGGAGTCTGGAAGCCCGAACCGGACCTTTACCTGTATGCAGCTTCCCAGATGGGCGTCCGTCCGGAAGACTGCGTGGTCATTGAAGACAGTCACCTGGGAGTCCAGGCAGCAGTCGCGGCGGGCATCCCGGTACTGGGTTATGCCGACCATAGTTCACCTGCCGAACTCGAAGCATTGGGAGCGCAAACCTTCCGATCCATGCAGGAACTGCCGGAGTTGCTTGGGTTTTCTGCCCCACTTTCCGGCAACTGA
- a CDS encoding Rieske (2Fe-2S) protein, with the protein MGNKVRIADVDQVPEGTAAEFVAEDRIIALFHVDDQYYAMDGVCPHAGGPLGEGALTGTVVTCPWHGWQFDVTTGQHCLNERLCHPTYPVTVEADGIYVELPDANP; encoded by the coding sequence ATGGGAAACAAAGTGCGGATCGCCGATGTAGATCAGGTTCCGGAAGGGACCGCTGCCGAGTTTGTGGCGGAAGATCGCATTATCGCCCTGTTCCACGTTGATGATCAATATTATGCAATGGACGGTGTCTGTCCCCACGCAGGGGGACCACTGGGGGAGGGCGCTTTGACGGGAACGGTGGTGACCTGTCCCTGGCATGGCTGGCAATTCGATGTGACTACCGGCCAGCATTGCCTGAATGAACGGCTCTGCCATCCGACTTATCCCGTGACTGTCGAAGCAGACGGAATTTACGTCGAGCTGCCAGACGCAAATCCCTGA
- a CDS encoding lysophospholipid acyltransferase family protein — MINWRMMRYRLEYLVFQTLVCVVRSLPLRESVKLAKGLAFVIHRCLPRKMTRYHVAAENLRTAFGEELSDREIDETIYQMWTHLFRMIVEIIQLPRKLHRGNIFDVLDFDYPPELITALCSGRPVILLSGHYGNWEIAVSVFGLFGFPMGVVARELDNPYLNKWFAQFRQHTGHRAMAKSGGYDDMVATIERRGHLALLGDQDAGKRGLFVNFFGKPASTFKSIALLALEYRAYICVGYARRLPDDFEQNQWIKFEMGCEELIDATKCVSKDPVGELTQQFTSSLEKAIRKSPEQYFWVHRRWKSQPRVREKKKRQAEPIAEKRAA, encoded by the coding sequence ATGATTAATTGGCGCATGATGCGATACCGACTGGAATATCTGGTATTTCAGACCCTGGTCTGTGTGGTTCGATCATTACCGCTCAGGGAGTCGGTGAAACTGGCTAAAGGCCTGGCGTTTGTCATCCACCGCTGTCTGCCGCGTAAGATGACCCGGTATCATGTCGCTGCTGAAAACCTGCGGACTGCCTTTGGTGAAGAACTTTCAGATAGAGAAATCGACGAGACGATCTACCAGATGTGGACGCATCTGTTTCGCATGATCGTCGAGATTATTCAACTACCTCGCAAACTGCACCGGGGTAATATCTTTGATGTACTCGACTTCGATTATCCCCCCGAACTGATTACCGCCCTCTGTTCCGGACGGCCGGTGATTCTGCTCAGCGGTCATTATGGTAACTGGGAGATTGCGGTCTCGGTATTCGGTCTGTTTGGCTTTCCCATGGGTGTTGTGGCGCGGGAACTGGATAATCCTTACCTGAATAAATGGTTCGCGCAGTTCCGTCAGCACACCGGCCACCGGGCGATGGCGAAAAGCGGCGGTTATGATGACATGGTCGCCACCATTGAACGCCGGGGCCATTTGGCGCTGCTGGGCGATCAGGATGCCGGCAAGCGGGGACTGTTTGTGAACTTCTTTGGCAAACCGGCTTCGACATTCAAATCGATTGCCCTGCTGGCACTCGAGTACCGGGCCTATATCTGTGTGGGTTATGCCCGCCGTCTCCCCGATGACTTCGAACAGAACCAGTGGATCAAATTCGAGATGGGTTGTGAAGAGTTGATCGACGCTACCAAATGTGTCTCCAAAGACCCGGTTGGCGAACTTACTCAACAGTTTACCTCGTCGCTGGAAAAGGCAATCCGCAAATCACCCGAACAGTATTTCTGGGTCCATCGCCGCTGGAAGAGTCAGCCACGTGTGCGTGAGAAAAAGAAACGCCAGGCAGAGCCGATTGCGGAAAAAAGAGCCGCCTGA